From the Sanguibacter sp. HDW7 genome, the window CACGAGCGCGGCACCCCGTCTCGCGAGACGGTCCCCGCCGTCGCGGGGAACGCCCCGGACCTCGCAGATCTCTGGGACGCGCCCGAGGACGACGGGCACGAGGCTGACGCCTCTGAGGACGATGGGCACGAGGCCGCCGACGGGTCGACGCACTCCCGTCCGTGAGCATGCGCGATCGGCGCGGACGCGACGACGGGGCGGCCGTCCGCGCGCTACCCTGTGCCCATGGCTGACAACAACTCGTCGGGTGCCTCCGAGCACCTGTACCTCCCCCCGGCGCCGCCGAACGACAACCACGGCCACACGACCGCGTCGTGGACCCTCGTCGTGCTCGTGCTCCTCGGCGTCCTCGTCGCGGCCGGCGGCGTCCTCGTCTCCAAGCCCGCGATCTTCTGGGTCGGTCTCGGCGTCATCGCGCTCGGCATCGTCGTCGGCAAGGTGCTCCAGGTCCTCGGCCACGGTCAGAAGTCCGAGATCGAGCGGGCTCGCGCGTGACGTCGTCTGGCTGGTCCGGCGGGGACACCTCGAGCAGCGGGTCGCTGCCTGACCCGTACAGCACGCCGTCCTCCTCGGGCCTCCAGCCCGACGGCCAGCAGCAGCCGTACGGACAGCAGCCGTACGGCCAGCAGCAGCCCTACGGCCAGCCTGCATATGGTCAGCAGCCGTACGGCCAGCCCGCCTACGGCCAGCCTTACATGGCGACCTCCAGCCAGGAGAAGAACTCCCTCGGGACGACCGCACTCATCCTCGGGATCATCTCCTTCGTCGTCGG encodes:
- a CDS encoding HGxxPAAW family protein; the protein is MADNNSSGASEHLYLPPAPPNDNHGHTTASWTLVVLVLLGVLVAAGGVLVSKPAIFWVGLGVIALGIVVGKVLQVLGHGQKSEIERARA
- a CDS encoding DUF4190 domain-containing protein → MTSSGWSGGDTSSSGSLPDPYSTPSSSGLQPDGQQQPYGQQPYGQQQPYGQPAYGQQPYGQPAYGQPYMATSSQEKNSLGTTALILGIISFVVGGLLTSIPAIIVGVKSRRAAAEGRADNGNVGTVGMWLGIVATVLFVLGIAFFAVLIVLALQGDGDLSGFFESLDAGYTTS